The Haloarcula rubripromontorii genome has a window encoding:
- a CDS encoding N-acyl homoserine lactonase family protein: MDDLTVTFVDRGRIQADRNFVVDGHSVATASDRDPEHEYETYVVWNLVIETPELTVLWDTGSHPEAGAGYWPTPLYEAFAHADAAEHTLSADLEGAGYSLDEIDAVVMSHLHLDHAGGLHNFAGTDVPIYVHRDELPFAYYSANTDDGSIAYLASDFDRDLNWEIVHGESYHLTDGVELLHLPGHTPGLMGAFIDRPEQPLLVVGDEAYVEANYAGQPMATSLLWNNGAWKESLERCRDRQRATGAEVLLGHDLAVFEDVSETMG; the protein is encoded by the coding sequence ATGGACGATCTCACAGTAACGTTCGTCGACCGGGGCCGCATACAGGCTGACCGAAACTTCGTCGTCGACGGGCACAGCGTTGCGACGGCCTCGGACCGCGACCCCGAACACGAGTACGAAACGTACGTCGTGTGGAATCTCGTCATCGAAACGCCCGAGCTGACCGTCCTCTGGGACACCGGCTCGCACCCGGAGGCTGGCGCGGGGTACTGGCCGACACCGCTGTACGAAGCGTTCGCACACGCCGATGCCGCCGAGCACACCCTATCAGCAGACCTTGAAGGTGCAGGCTACAGCCTCGACGAGATCGACGCTGTCGTGATGAGCCACCTGCATCTGGACCACGCCGGTGGCCTGCACAACTTCGCGGGAACAGACGTGCCGATCTACGTCCACCGTGACGAACTCCCGTTCGCGTACTACAGCGCCAACACGGACGATGGCTCTATCGCCTATCTCGCCAGCGACTTCGACCGCGACTTGAACTGGGAGATCGTCCACGGTGAGAGCTATCATCTCACCGATGGTGTCGAACTGCTGCACCTCCCCGGACACACACCGGGACTCATGGGCGCGTTCATCGACCGGCCGGAACAGCCGCTGCTGGTCGTTGGCGACGAAGCGTACGTCGAGGCCAACTACGCGGGCCAGCCCATGGCGACGAGCCTCCTGTGGAACAACGGCGCGTGGAAGGAAAGCCTTGAGCGGTGCCGCGACCGCCAGCGGGCCACAGGGGCCGAAGTGTTGCTCGGCCACGACCTCGCGGTGTTTGAGGACGTATCCGAGACGATGGGCTGA
- a CDS encoding DICT sensory domain-containing protein codes for MSLTELIAGVEDHQKTLTIFNAGPTAAEDLRERFADRNVQVQTEQTESGRPGEFITLSEDEEVIAAASLTSFTDSLEQGRQYITRDNSPYASILDHLDETMFTSWSIQRMTAASREIEDRAWRVGQGTLHAGFQTLSTLQGELDLYERLGETDVDVHAYAVPDVDPPEYSTFTLHLERSDEIADSWFVVFDGGGDPTQKCALLAEEREPREFYGFWTYDESTVDWIIDYLEETYGYLEQ; via the coding sequence ATGTCGTTAACGGAACTCATCGCTGGCGTCGAAGACCACCAGAAGACGCTGACTATCTTCAACGCCGGGCCGACAGCCGCCGAAGACCTGCGCGAGCGCTTCGCGGACCGTAACGTTCAGGTTCAGACCGAGCAGACTGAGAGCGGGCGACCGGGCGAGTTTATCACCCTCAGCGAGGACGAAGAGGTCATCGCAGCCGCGAGTCTCACTTCGTTCACCGACTCGCTCGAACAAGGCCGCCAGTACATCACGCGGGATAACAGCCCGTACGCGTCGATTCTCGACCATCTCGACGAGACGATGTTCACCTCGTGGTCTATCCAGCGGATGACTGCCGCGTCCCGCGAAATCGAGGACCGCGCGTGGCGGGTGGGCCAGGGGACCCTACACGCCGGCTTCCAGACGCTCTCGACCCTGCAGGGCGAACTCGACCTCTACGAGCGGCTGGGCGAGACCGACGTGGACGTTCACGCTTATGCCGTCCCTGACGTCGACCCACCCGAGTACAGCACGTTCACGCTCCATCTGGAACGCTCGGACGAGATCGCCGACTCGTGGTTCGTCGTGTTCGACGGCGGCGGTGACCCAACCCAGAAGTGCGCCCTGCTGGCTGAGGAGCGCGAACCACGCGAGTTCTACGGCTTCTGGACGTACGACGAGTCGACGGTCGACTGGATCATCGACTATCTGGAAGAGACCTACGGCTACCTCGAACAGTGA
- a CDS encoding 2-oxoacid:acceptor oxidoreductase subunit alpha: MTDNELIWRIAGGSGDGIDSTSQNFAKALMWSGLNVFTHRHYPSRIRGGHTYVEVRAKDEPVQSRGDGYNFLLALGDSFARNPQEEAYYGKEELKPLYENFDDLREGGVLLYDEGLLDDEDVDEIGLEEAAEENNWHVVPMDLRGIAKEHGREIMRNTAGIGATAAILDISTDEFEKLITQNMSGDMQEANLNVLHDAYEAASELDIDHDIEVPEGSHDEEQVILSGSNAISYGAIDEGCRFISGYPMTPWTDVFTIMSQHLPEFGGISEQVEDEIAAAALALGASHAGVKAMSGSSGGGFALMSEPLGLAEMTETPIVLVEAMRAGPSTGMPTKPEQADLEHVLYTSQGDSARVVFAPANIRECYTQTRSAFRIAYEYQIPAIVIYDQKIQGELRNLPASHFDEEPNADPGSVLTEEEIQDAAHHSSGKFQRFLHEPEDGSNVSPRSVPGQKDGRFLATGNEHNPSGHISEDPENRVAQMNRRLNKLDDIRADLDENTSHQTYHGPDEADYGILVWGSQQGTVFEAVDRLNENGHSVKALGVSDMAPYPKEEVSEWLKSVDEALVVEMNATAQFRGLTQKELGKYGDKMSSLLKYNGNPFEPAEIVDGFESSIDGEELAASNMKYLPAAGD, translated from the coding sequence ATGACAGACAACGAACTAATCTGGCGAATCGCCGGTGGTTCCGGTGACGGAATCGACTCGACAAGCCAGAACTTCGCGAAGGCCTTGATGTGGTCGGGGCTGAACGTGTTCACACATCGTCATTACCCGTCGCGTATCCGCGGCGGCCACACGTACGTGGAAGTACGTGCGAAGGACGAACCGGTACAGTCCCGCGGGGACGGCTACAACTTCCTGCTGGCCCTGGGTGACTCCTTCGCCCGGAACCCACAGGAAGAGGCCTACTACGGCAAAGAAGAGCTCAAACCGCTGTACGAGAACTTCGACGACCTCCGAGAAGGTGGCGTGCTCTTGTACGACGAGGGACTACTCGACGACGAGGACGTCGACGAGATCGGTCTCGAAGAGGCCGCCGAGGAGAACAACTGGCACGTCGTCCCGATGGACCTGCGTGGCATCGCCAAGGAACACGGCCGCGAGATCATGCGGAACACGGCCGGCATCGGCGCGACCGCGGCCATCCTCGACATCAGCACCGACGAGTTCGAGAAGCTCATCACGCAGAACATGAGCGGCGACATGCAGGAGGCGAACCTCAACGTCCTGCACGACGCCTACGAAGCCGCCAGCGAACTCGACATCGACCACGACATCGAGGTCCCCGAAGGCTCCCACGACGAGGAGCAGGTCATCCTCTCAGGTTCGAACGCCATCTCCTACGGCGCAATCGACGAGGGCTGTCGCTTCATCTCGGGCTACCCGATGACCCCGTGGACCGACGTGTTCACCATCATGTCCCAACACCTGCCCGAGTTCGGCGGCATCTCCGAGCAGGTCGAGGACGAAATCGCGGCCGCGGCGCTGGCGCTCGGTGCGTCCCACGCCGGCGTGAAAGCCATGTCCGGGTCCTCCGGCGGTGGCTTCGCGCTGATGTCCGAGCCGCTCGGACTCGCAGAGATGACCGAGACGCCGATCGTGCTGGTCGAAGCGATGCGAGCCGGCCCCTCGACAGGGATGCCGACCAAGCCCGAGCAGGCGGACCTCGAACACGTCCTGTACACCTCACAGGGCGACTCCGCCCGCGTCGTGTTCGCGCCGGCGAACATCCGCGAGTGTTACACGCAGACCCGCTCTGCGTTCCGCATCGCCTACGAGTACCAGATCCCGGCTATCGTCATCTACGACCAGAAGATACAGGGCGAACTCAGGAATCTCCCTGCCAGTCACTTCGACGAGGAACCGAACGCCGACCCCGGCTCGGTCCTCACCGAAGAGGAGATTCAGGACGCGGCACACCACTCCTCCGGGAAGTTCCAGCGGTTCCTCCACGAACCCGAGGACGGCTCGAACGTCAGCCCGCGCTCCGTGCCGGGCCAGAAGGACGGCCGCTTCCTCGCGACAGGGAACGAGCACAACCCATCGGGCCACATCAGCGAGGACCCAGAGAACCGCGTCGCCCAGATGAACCGTCGGCTCAACAAGCTCGACGACATCCGTGCTGATCTGGACGAAAACACGTCCCATCAGACCTACCATGGACCCGACGAGGCCGACTACGGCATCCTCGTGTGGGGCAGTCAGCAGGGGACCGTCTTCGAGGCCGTCGACCGGCTCAACGAGAACGGTCACTCCGTGAAGGCGCTTGGCGTCTCCGACATGGCCCCGTACCCGAAAGAGGAAGTCTCCGAGTGGCTCAAATCAGTCGACGAGGCGCTCGTCGTCGAGATGAACGCTACGGCCCAGTTCCGCGGTCTGACCCAGAAGGAACTCGGCAAGTACGGCGACAAGATGTCGAGCCTCCTGAAGTACAACGGCAACCCCTTCGAGCCCGCCGAGATCGTCGACGGGTTCGAGTCCAGCATCGACGGCGAGGAACTCGCCGCGAGCAACATGAAGTACCTACCCGCGGCAGGTGACTAA
- a CDS encoding thiamine pyrophosphate-dependent enzyme: protein MSAFSAINEEREIERDEFTPGIEPQATWCPGCGDFGVLKALKQAMPEVGKNPDEVALFTGIGCSGKLNSYFNSYGFHTIHGRSLPVARAAKLANPNLEVIAAGGDGDGYGIGGNHTIHTARENHDMTYIVFNNEIFGLTKGQTSPTSPKGHKSKTQPHGSAKSPIRPLSQQLNAGATYIARTAAVNPNQAKEIIAEAIEHDGFAHIDFLTQCPTWNKDAKHYVPYTDVQQSDEFDFDVSDRAEAAEMMRKTEERLYEGEVLTGRMYIEDERPSYGEEKRQIGEMPEEPLAERYFDEDAEWERTYDNLLEHHK, encoded by the coding sequence ATGAGTGCATTCTCAGCAATCAACGAAGAACGCGAAATCGAGCGCGACGAGTTTACACCCGGCATCGAACCCCAGGCGACCTGGTGTCCGGGCTGTGGCGACTTCGGCGTCCTCAAGGCGCTCAAGCAGGCCATGCCGGAAGTCGGCAAGAACCCCGACGAGGTCGCGCTGTTTACCGGTATCGGCTGTTCGGGTAAGCTCAACAGCTACTTCAACAGCTACGGCTTCCACACCATCCACGGCCGCTCGCTGCCCGTCGCCCGGGCCGCGAAGCTCGCCAACCCCAACCTCGAAGTCATCGCGGCTGGTGGGGACGGCGACGGCTACGGTATCGGTGGGAACCACACCATCCACACGGCTCGTGAGAACCACGATATGACGTATATCGTGTTCAACAACGAGATCTTCGGGCTGACAAAGGGCCAGACATCGCCGACATCGCCCAAGGGCCACAAGTCCAAGACACAGCCCCACGGGTCGGCGAAGTCGCCGATCCGGCCGCTGTCCCAGCAGCTCAACGCCGGCGCGACCTACATCGCCCGGACCGCGGCTGTCAACCCGAACCAGGCCAAGGAGATCATCGCCGAGGCCATCGAGCACGACGGCTTCGCGCACATCGACTTCCTGACCCAGTGCCCGACCTGGAACAAGGACGCGAAACACTACGTCCCGTACACGGACGTCCAGCAGTCCGACGAGTTCGACTTCGACGTCTCGGACCGCGCGGAAGCCGCCGAGATGATGCGAAAGACCGAGGAGCGCCTCTACGAGGGCGAAGTGCTGACCGGTCGGATGTACATCGAAGACGAGCGCCCCTCCTACGGCGAGGAGAAGCGCCAGATCGGCGAGATGCCCGAAGAGCCGCTCGCGGAGCGGTACTTCGACGAGGACGCGGAGTGGGAGCGGACCTACGACAACCTCCTCGAACACCACAAATAA
- the lrpA1 gene encoding HTH-type transcriptional regulator LrpA1, whose amino-acid sequence MSAESTERRILSVLEEDAQASYAEIAERADVSKPTVRKYIQKLEEEGVIVGYSADVDPKKLAGQSIALVGIDIASDCYVEATRNLKEIPEMEELYTSSGDHMLMAEVRAMDGDSLADVIEDKILALDGVTAAHPSFLQERLK is encoded by the coding sequence ATGAGTGCCGAGTCTACGGAGCGTCGAATCCTGTCGGTCCTTGAGGAGGACGCACAGGCCTCGTACGCAGAAATCGCGGAGCGAGCCGACGTATCGAAACCGACAGTCCGAAAATACATCCAGAAGCTCGAAGAGGAGGGTGTCATCGTCGGGTACTCCGCCGATGTTGACCCGAAGAAGCTAGCAGGCCAGTCAATTGCCCTGGTCGGCATCGATATCGCGAGCGATTGCTACGTTGAGGCGACGCGGAACCTCAAAGAGATTCCGGAGATGGAAGAACTGTACACGTCAAGCGGTGACCACATGCTGATGGCGGAGGTCCGAGCGATGGACGGCGATTCGCTGGCGGATGTCATCGAAGACAAGATTCTCGCTCTCGACGGCGTTACCGCCGCACATCCGTCGTTTCTCCAGGAACGGCTGAAGTAA
- a CDS encoding DHH family phosphoesterase, with amino-acid sequence MPSRLVLGLGPTAADILDAISGDRGDLAVVTQDEHRAETLRADGIDVHEADQADPSVLGGLDIQPESVIVASEDPAQNVNAAMTARDRFPDAFLLAYAGHGATVDQRDRLDSVADRLVTPETVITDYVTQSAGDEGTRARQLHQVLRDIDDHLAVVTHDNPDPDAIASAVALGALAERADCEVTICYYGEISHQENRAFVNLLEFDLRNLDAESPDELEAFDGFALVDHSRAGVNDQLPPETPIDIVIDHHPPRVPIEARFVDLRSGVGATSTLLVDYLRRFNVDIPTPIATGLLFGIQVDTKDFRREVSAADFEAAAHLVTDADMATLQRIEDPSVSPETLSVIGRAISNREQEGSVLLTGVGEISDRDALAQAADRLLDLEGVHATMVYGVVDETIYASARARGADIDLGEALRDAFGQIGSAGGHADMAGAQIDLGMITVDDREESLAEIVRSIVSDRFLDAIQSRSHRLLGHVYARADYDVAAFTESTALKQDSEDTPATAEDASGEVDDESTTDWNTDVMFLENGDEGGGDESAQAADAAEPTDDESEQGADGPETLIEPDDSDRS; translated from the coding sequence ATGCCTTCTCGGCTGGTGCTCGGCCTCGGGCCAACGGCCGCGGACATTCTCGACGCGATTAGCGGCGACCGCGGCGATCTGGCAGTCGTGACGCAGGACGAGCACCGTGCTGAAACGCTTCGAGCGGACGGAATCGATGTCCACGAAGCCGACCAGGCCGATCCGTCCGTTCTCGGCGGTCTTGACATCCAGCCCGAAAGCGTCATCGTCGCCAGCGAAGACCCAGCACAGAACGTCAACGCGGCGATGACCGCGCGTGACCGCTTTCCCGACGCGTTCCTCCTCGCCTACGCCGGGCACGGCGCGACGGTCGACCAGCGCGACCGACTCGACAGCGTGGCGGATCGGCTGGTCACGCCGGAGACAGTCATCACCGACTACGTCACCCAATCGGCCGGCGACGAAGGAACGCGAGCCAGACAGCTCCATCAGGTACTCCGGGACATCGACGACCATCTCGCCGTCGTCACGCACGATAATCCCGACCCTGACGCGATTGCTAGCGCTGTCGCCCTCGGCGCGCTTGCTGAACGGGCCGATTGCGAGGTGACGATCTGCTATTACGGGGAGATCTCCCATCAGGAGAATCGGGCGTTCGTCAACCTCCTCGAATTCGACCTCCGGAACCTCGATGCTGAGTCGCCGGACGAGCTGGAAGCGTTCGACGGGTTCGCGCTCGTCGATCACTCCAGAGCCGGTGTCAACGACCAGCTCCCGCCGGAGACACCTATCGACATCGTCATCGATCACCACCCGCCGCGTGTCCCAATCGAAGCCCGCTTCGTCGATCTCCGCAGCGGCGTCGGGGCGACGAGCACGCTGCTGGTCGACTATCTCCGGCGGTTCAACGTCGACATTCCGACGCCTATCGCAACGGGCCTGCTCTTTGGCATTCAGGTCGACACCAAGGACTTCCGGCGTGAGGTCTCCGCCGCAGACTTCGAGGCCGCCGCACACCTCGTCACCGACGCCGACATGGCGACGCTCCAGCGTATCGAAGACCCGAGTGTGAGCCCGGAGACGCTGTCAGTCATCGGCCGCGCGATTTCGAACCGCGAACAGGAGGGGTCAGTGCTCTTGACCGGCGTCGGCGAGATCAGTGACCGCGACGCGCTCGCACAGGCGGCCGACAGGCTACTTGATCTGGAAGGCGTCCATGCGACGATGGTGTACGGCGTCGTCGACGAGACAATATACGCCTCCGCTCGGGCGCGTGGGGCGGACATCGACCTCGGCGAGGCGCTCCGGGACGCCTTCGGGCAGATCGGGTCCGCAGGCGGTCACGCCGATATGGCGGGCGCACAGATCGACCTTGGGATGATTACCGTCGACGACCGCGAGGAGTCGCTGGCGGAAATCGTCCGTTCGATCGTCTCGGACCGGTTCCTCGACGCTATCCAGTCACGGTCCCACCGGCTGCTCGGGCACGTCTACGCCCGCGCCGACTACGACGTGGCCGCGTTCACGGAGTCGACGGCGCTCAAACAGGACAGCGAAGATACCCCCGCGACGGCTGAAGACGCATCTGGGGAAGTCGATGACGAGAGTACAACGGACTGGAACACCGATGTGATGTTTCTGGAAAACGGCGACGAAGGCGGCGGTGACGAGTCAGCGCAGGCAGCCGACGCGGCTGAACCGACAGACGACGAGTCAGAGCAGGGGGCGGACGGCCCGGAAACACTCATCGAACCAGACGACAGCGACCGGTCGTAG
- a CDS encoding CBS pair associated ParBc domain-containing protein, translating to MEDSNRPTVGDYMTREVATVELDDTVGEVARRIADNDHFSGFPVTDGRRVEGFVSARDLLLAEDHEPMFRVMTDDILVAHPDMAVQDAARVILRSGIQKLPVVDDAGHLVGIISNADVIRSQIERATPGKVDKLGRTLENIHGITTHEGRREVELDDLTPTQTTVYADELEGRVYELERGLAEPLVVIDNGGDLLLADGHHRVKAAARLDIEEMDAYVIVLDETVELGMAETAADSDLESIDDIEVVDYAHHPLVQTTERLQD from the coding sequence ATGGAGGACTCGAATCGGCCGACGGTCGGAGACTACATGACACGGGAGGTTGCCACCGTCGAACTCGACGATACCGTTGGCGAGGTCGCCCGACGGATCGCCGATAACGACCACTTCAGCGGGTTTCCGGTGACTGACGGCCGCCGCGTCGAGGGGTTTGTCAGCGCACGTGACCTGCTGCTCGCGGAGGACCACGAGCCGATGTTCCGCGTGATGACCGACGATATCCTCGTGGCGCACCCGGACATGGCCGTCCAGGACGCCGCGCGCGTCATCCTGCGGTCGGGGATCCAGAAACTCCCGGTTGTCGACGACGCCGGCCACCTCGTCGGCATCATCTCAAACGCCGACGTGATTCGCTCACAGATCGAGCGGGCGACACCGGGCAAGGTGGACAAGCTTGGCCGGACGCTCGAGAACATCCACGGCATCACGACACACGAAGGCCGCCGCGAGGTAGAGCTTGACGACCTGACGCCGACACAGACGACGGTGTACGCCGACGAACTCGAAGGACGGGTGTACGAACTGGAACGAGGACTGGCGGAACCGCTCGTCGTCATCGACAACGGCGGCGACCTCCTGCTGGCGGACGGCCACCACCGCGTGAAAGCCGCCGCACGGCTCGACATCGAGGAGATGGACGCCTACGTCATTGTCCTCGATGAGACGGTCGAACTGGGGATGGCCGAGACGGCTGCGGACTCCGATCTGGAGTCAATCGACGATATCGAAGTCGTCGACTACGCTCACCACCCGCTCGTGCAGACGACGGAGCGACTCCAGGACTAG